In Glycine max cultivar Williams 82 chromosome 7, Glycine_max_v4.0, whole genome shotgun sequence, a single window of DNA contains:
- the LOC100794505 gene encoding LEAF RUST 10 DISEASE-RESISTANCEUS RECEPTOR-LIKE PROTEIN KINASE-like 2.4 isoform X1, translating into MDCKEHIPKLRTLVLTVCWLLLITLPYCEAAYNYSECKEQTYKCGNLINISYPFWGNHQRDSECGGGDLFELKCYDDDTTLLIGSQNYTVKEINITTYTMRLVRTDLARDVCSPQFGDTYLNPTLFSYTPKVYNVTIFYDCPITYPPPTHSITCGYAVPNIGEGFQDQVLEQCKRRLHVPTDVPQVDYGGGENSLDKGFEVKYTVSQDCTTCLGSEGNCSRHDAHFYQNLCHYCPDGSHALHCSKMQYTVTGNSIVPLFRYHAIAISVCFLHGAFGERKINWKVKLLIGITTGVVGGFVICVIICCIKSMSSTNGKLSFTLKNDQGIESFLKHHGALAQKRYKFSEVKKMTNSFKVKLGEGGFGTVYKGELLSGCPVAVKILNASKGNGEEFINEVASISRTSHVNVVTLLGYSLEGRKKALIYEFMPNGSLDKFIHNKGLETTAALSWDNLWQIAIGIARGLEYLHSGCNTRILHFDIKPHNILLDENLCPKISDFGLAKLFPRKDSIVSLSYARGTIGYVAPEVCNKHFGGISHKSDVYSYGMMLLEMVGVKKNINAEASQTSEYFPDWIYNRLEQGRDLTTDGEIATQEKEIARKMTIVGLWCVQTIPQDRPTMSKVIDMLEGNMNSLEIPPKPVLSSPARSVPEFTTSSFQSE; encoded by the exons ATGGATTGCAAAGAGCATATCCCCAAGCTCCGTACGTTGGTACTCACCGTCTGTTGGTTGTTGTTAATCACTCTGCCATACTGTGAAGCCGCATACAATTATTCGGAATGCAAAGAGCAAACATACAAATGCGGAAATCTGATCAACATATCGTATCCTTTCTGGGGAAACCACCAGCGAGACTCTGAATGTGGTGGCGGTGACCTATTCGAGCTCAAATGCTATGATGATGATACTACACTTCTAATTGGCTCTCAAAATTACACGGTGAAGGAGATCAACATCACCACTTACACCATGAGACTGGTCCGAACAGACCTTGCCCGTGATGTTTGCTCTCCGCAATTTGGTGACACTTATCTGAACCCTACTCTGTTCTCGTATACCCCTAAAGTGTACAACGTCACCATATTCTACGATTGTCCCATCACATATCCACCGCCTACACACAGCATTACGTGCGGGTATGCTGTCCCTAATATTGGGGAGGGATTTCAGGATCAAGTTTTAGAGCAGTGCAAGCGACGTTTGCACGTGCCGACTGACGTTCCTCAAGTTGATTATGGTGGTGGTGAAAATTCTCTTGATAAAGGGTTTGAGGTCAAGTATACTGTTTCTCAAGATTGCACAACATGCCTGGGAAGTGAAGGAAATTGCTCGAGACATGATGCTCATTTTTACCAAAATTTATGCCATTATTGCCCTGATGGATCTCACGCCCTGCACTGTTCTAAAA TGCAGTATACAGTTACTGGTAATTCGATTGTGCCTCTCTTCAGATATCATGCCATAGCCATTAGCGTGTGCTTTCTTCATGGGGCCTTCGGTGAAA GAAAAATTAATTGGAAGGTGAAACTCCTTATAG GTATCACAACTGGAGTAGTGGGAGGATTCGTGATATGCGTCATAATTTGCTGTATTAAATCTATGTCATCAACAAATGGAAAACTTTCGTTTACGTTAAAGAATGACCAAGGTATAGAATCGTTCTTAAAACATCATGGAGCCCTAGCACAGAAGAGATATAAATTTTCCGAAGTTAAGAAAATGACCAACTCCTTCAAAGTTAAACTGGGTGAAGGTGGTTTTGGTACTGTATACAAAGGAGAGCTACTCAGTGGTTGCCCTGTGGCTGTAAAGATATTGAATGCATCCAAAGGAAATGGCGAAGAGTTCATCAATGAGGTTGCTAGCATCAGTAGAACTTCTCATGTTAATGTTGTCACACTTCTTGGATACAGTTTGGAAGGACGCAAAAAAGCTCTCATTTATGAGTTTATGCCCAATGGTTCCCTTGACAAGTTTATTCACAATAAGGGTCTTGAAACCACTGCAGCCTTGAGTTGGGATAATTTGTGGCAAATTGCAATAGGTATAGCCCGAGGACTAGAGTACTTGCATAGTGGTTGCAACACTAGAATTTTACATTTTGACATAAAACCACATAACATTCTTTTGGATGAGAATCTATGTCCCAAGATATCAGATTTCGGGCTTGCGAAGCTTTTTCCCAGGAAAGATAGCATTGTTTCCCTGTCATATGCTAGGGGAACAATAGGATATGTAGCTCCAGAAGTGTGCAACAAACACTTTGGTGGAATTTCACACAAATCTGATGTCTACAGCTATGGAATGATGCTGCTAGAAATGGTGGGAGTGAAGAAGAATATTAATGCAGAAGCCAGTCAAACAAGTGAGTACTTCCCAGATTGGATATACAACAGGCTAGAGCAGGGCAGAGATTTGACAACTGATGGGGAGATAGCCacacaagaaaaagagataGCAAGGAAAATGACTATAGTGGGTTTATGGTGTGTTCAAACAATTCCACAAGATAGACCAACAATGAGCAAAGTAATAGATATGCTAGAAGGCAACATGAATTCCCTAGAAATACCCCCAAAACCTGTTCTTTCTTCTCCAGCTAGATCAGTTCCAGAATTTACCACTAGTTCATTTCAATCTGAGTAG
- the LOC100794505 gene encoding LEAF RUST 10 DISEASE-RESISTANCEUS RECEPTOR-LIKE PROTEIN KINASE-like 2.4 isoform X2 produces MDCKEHIPKLRTLVLTVCWLLLITLPYCEAAYNYSECKEQTYKCGNLINISYPFWGNHQRDSECGGGDLFELKCYDDDTTLLIGSQNYTVKEINITTYTMRLVRTDLARDVCSPQFGDTYLNPTLFSYTPKVYNVTIFYDCPITYPPPTHSITCGYAVPNIGEGFQDQVLEQCKRRLHVPTDVPQVDYGGGENSLDKGFEVKYTVSQDCTTCLGSEGNCSRHDAHFYQNLCHYCPDGSHALHCSKRKINWKVKLLIGITTGVVGGFVICVIICCIKSMSSTNGKLSFTLKNDQGIESFLKHHGALAQKRYKFSEVKKMTNSFKVKLGEGGFGTVYKGELLSGCPVAVKILNASKGNGEEFINEVASISRTSHVNVVTLLGYSLEGRKKALIYEFMPNGSLDKFIHNKGLETTAALSWDNLWQIAIGIARGLEYLHSGCNTRILHFDIKPHNILLDENLCPKISDFGLAKLFPRKDSIVSLSYARGTIGYVAPEVCNKHFGGISHKSDVYSYGMMLLEMVGVKKNINAEASQTSEYFPDWIYNRLEQGRDLTTDGEIATQEKEIARKMTIVGLWCVQTIPQDRPTMSKVIDMLEGNMNSLEIPPKPVLSSPARSVPEFTTSSFQSE; encoded by the exons ATGGATTGCAAAGAGCATATCCCCAAGCTCCGTACGTTGGTACTCACCGTCTGTTGGTTGTTGTTAATCACTCTGCCATACTGTGAAGCCGCATACAATTATTCGGAATGCAAAGAGCAAACATACAAATGCGGAAATCTGATCAACATATCGTATCCTTTCTGGGGAAACCACCAGCGAGACTCTGAATGTGGTGGCGGTGACCTATTCGAGCTCAAATGCTATGATGATGATACTACACTTCTAATTGGCTCTCAAAATTACACGGTGAAGGAGATCAACATCACCACTTACACCATGAGACTGGTCCGAACAGACCTTGCCCGTGATGTTTGCTCTCCGCAATTTGGTGACACTTATCTGAACCCTACTCTGTTCTCGTATACCCCTAAAGTGTACAACGTCACCATATTCTACGATTGTCCCATCACATATCCACCGCCTACACACAGCATTACGTGCGGGTATGCTGTCCCTAATATTGGGGAGGGATTTCAGGATCAAGTTTTAGAGCAGTGCAAGCGACGTTTGCACGTGCCGACTGACGTTCCTCAAGTTGATTATGGTGGTGGTGAAAATTCTCTTGATAAAGGGTTTGAGGTCAAGTATACTGTTTCTCAAGATTGCACAACATGCCTGGGAAGTGAAGGAAATTGCTCGAGACATGATGCTCATTTTTACCAAAATTTATGCCATTATTGCCCTGATGGATCTCACGCCCTGCACTGTTCTAAAA GAAAAATTAATTGGAAGGTGAAACTCCTTATAG GTATCACAACTGGAGTAGTGGGAGGATTCGTGATATGCGTCATAATTTGCTGTATTAAATCTATGTCATCAACAAATGGAAAACTTTCGTTTACGTTAAAGAATGACCAAGGTATAGAATCGTTCTTAAAACATCATGGAGCCCTAGCACAGAAGAGATATAAATTTTCCGAAGTTAAGAAAATGACCAACTCCTTCAAAGTTAAACTGGGTGAAGGTGGTTTTGGTACTGTATACAAAGGAGAGCTACTCAGTGGTTGCCCTGTGGCTGTAAAGATATTGAATGCATCCAAAGGAAATGGCGAAGAGTTCATCAATGAGGTTGCTAGCATCAGTAGAACTTCTCATGTTAATGTTGTCACACTTCTTGGATACAGTTTGGAAGGACGCAAAAAAGCTCTCATTTATGAGTTTATGCCCAATGGTTCCCTTGACAAGTTTATTCACAATAAGGGTCTTGAAACCACTGCAGCCTTGAGTTGGGATAATTTGTGGCAAATTGCAATAGGTATAGCCCGAGGACTAGAGTACTTGCATAGTGGTTGCAACACTAGAATTTTACATTTTGACATAAAACCACATAACATTCTTTTGGATGAGAATCTATGTCCCAAGATATCAGATTTCGGGCTTGCGAAGCTTTTTCCCAGGAAAGATAGCATTGTTTCCCTGTCATATGCTAGGGGAACAATAGGATATGTAGCTCCAGAAGTGTGCAACAAACACTTTGGTGGAATTTCACACAAATCTGATGTCTACAGCTATGGAATGATGCTGCTAGAAATGGTGGGAGTGAAGAAGAATATTAATGCAGAAGCCAGTCAAACAAGTGAGTACTTCCCAGATTGGATATACAACAGGCTAGAGCAGGGCAGAGATTTGACAACTGATGGGGAGATAGCCacacaagaaaaagagataGCAAGGAAAATGACTATAGTGGGTTTATGGTGTGTTCAAACAATTCCACAAGATAGACCAACAATGAGCAAAGTAATAGATATGCTAGAAGGCAACATGAATTCCCTAGAAATACCCCCAAAACCTGTTCTTTCTTCTCCAGCTAGATCAGTTCCAGAATTTACCACTAGTTCATTTCAATCTGAGTAG
- the LOC100794505 gene encoding LEAF RUST 10 DISEASE-RESISTANCEUS RECEPTOR-LIKE PROTEIN KINASE-like 2.4 isoform X3 has product MDCKEHIPKLRTLVLTVCWLLLITLPYCEAAYNYSECKEQTYKCGNLINISYPFWGNHQRDSECGGGDLFELKCYDDDTTLLIGSQNYTVKEINITTYTMRLVRTDLARDVCSPQFGDTYLNPTLFSYTPKVYNVTIFYDCPITYPPPTHSITCGYAVPNIGEGFQDQVLEQCKRRLHVPTDVPQVDYGGGENSLDKGFEVKYTVSQDCTTCLGSEGNCSRHDAHFYQNLCHYCPDGSHALHCSKSITTGVVGGFVICVIICCIKSMSSTNGKLSFTLKNDQGIESFLKHHGALAQKRYKFSEVKKMTNSFKVKLGEGGFGTVYKGELLSGCPVAVKILNASKGNGEEFINEVASISRTSHVNVVTLLGYSLEGRKKALIYEFMPNGSLDKFIHNKGLETTAALSWDNLWQIAIGIARGLEYLHSGCNTRILHFDIKPHNILLDENLCPKISDFGLAKLFPRKDSIVSLSYARGTIGYVAPEVCNKHFGGISHKSDVYSYGMMLLEMVGVKKNINAEASQTSEYFPDWIYNRLEQGRDLTTDGEIATQEKEIARKMTIVGLWCVQTIPQDRPTMSKVIDMLEGNMNSLEIPPKPVLSSPARSVPEFTTSSFQSE; this is encoded by the exons ATGGATTGCAAAGAGCATATCCCCAAGCTCCGTACGTTGGTACTCACCGTCTGTTGGTTGTTGTTAATCACTCTGCCATACTGTGAAGCCGCATACAATTATTCGGAATGCAAAGAGCAAACATACAAATGCGGAAATCTGATCAACATATCGTATCCTTTCTGGGGAAACCACCAGCGAGACTCTGAATGTGGTGGCGGTGACCTATTCGAGCTCAAATGCTATGATGATGATACTACACTTCTAATTGGCTCTCAAAATTACACGGTGAAGGAGATCAACATCACCACTTACACCATGAGACTGGTCCGAACAGACCTTGCCCGTGATGTTTGCTCTCCGCAATTTGGTGACACTTATCTGAACCCTACTCTGTTCTCGTATACCCCTAAAGTGTACAACGTCACCATATTCTACGATTGTCCCATCACATATCCACCGCCTACACACAGCATTACGTGCGGGTATGCTGTCCCTAATATTGGGGAGGGATTTCAGGATCAAGTTTTAGAGCAGTGCAAGCGACGTTTGCACGTGCCGACTGACGTTCCTCAAGTTGATTATGGTGGTGGTGAAAATTCTCTTGATAAAGGGTTTGAGGTCAAGTATACTGTTTCTCAAGATTGCACAACATGCCTGGGAAGTGAAGGAAATTGCTCGAGACATGATGCTCATTTTTACCAAAATTTATGCCATTATTGCCCTGATGGATCTCACGCCCTGCACTGTTCTAAAA GTATCACAACTGGAGTAGTGGGAGGATTCGTGATATGCGTCATAATTTGCTGTATTAAATCTATGTCATCAACAAATGGAAAACTTTCGTTTACGTTAAAGAATGACCAAGGTATAGAATCGTTCTTAAAACATCATGGAGCCCTAGCACAGAAGAGATATAAATTTTCCGAAGTTAAGAAAATGACCAACTCCTTCAAAGTTAAACTGGGTGAAGGTGGTTTTGGTACTGTATACAAAGGAGAGCTACTCAGTGGTTGCCCTGTGGCTGTAAAGATATTGAATGCATCCAAAGGAAATGGCGAAGAGTTCATCAATGAGGTTGCTAGCATCAGTAGAACTTCTCATGTTAATGTTGTCACACTTCTTGGATACAGTTTGGAAGGACGCAAAAAAGCTCTCATTTATGAGTTTATGCCCAATGGTTCCCTTGACAAGTTTATTCACAATAAGGGTCTTGAAACCACTGCAGCCTTGAGTTGGGATAATTTGTGGCAAATTGCAATAGGTATAGCCCGAGGACTAGAGTACTTGCATAGTGGTTGCAACACTAGAATTTTACATTTTGACATAAAACCACATAACATTCTTTTGGATGAGAATCTATGTCCCAAGATATCAGATTTCGGGCTTGCGAAGCTTTTTCCCAGGAAAGATAGCATTGTTTCCCTGTCATATGCTAGGGGAACAATAGGATATGTAGCTCCAGAAGTGTGCAACAAACACTTTGGTGGAATTTCACACAAATCTGATGTCTACAGCTATGGAATGATGCTGCTAGAAATGGTGGGAGTGAAGAAGAATATTAATGCAGAAGCCAGTCAAACAAGTGAGTACTTCCCAGATTGGATATACAACAGGCTAGAGCAGGGCAGAGATTTGACAACTGATGGGGAGATAGCCacacaagaaaaagagataGCAAGGAAAATGACTATAGTGGGTTTATGGTGTGTTCAAACAATTCCACAAGATAGACCAACAATGAGCAAAGTAATAGATATGCTAGAAGGCAACATGAATTCCCTAGAAATACCCCCAAAACCTGTTCTTTCTTCTCCAGCTAGATCAGTTCCAGAATTTACCACTAGTTCATTTCAATCTGAGTAG
- the LOC106799440 gene encoding LOW QUALITY PROTEIN: rust resistance kinase Lr10 (The sequence of the model RefSeq protein was modified relative to this genomic sequence to represent the inferred CDS: deleted 1 base in 1 codon), producing MSSAETRMLKIFPWLENCGWRVQVSVDVIPFENGRHFLRKLSVAGFSSTIWFSTEDPLLEQCERRLHVPTDVPEVDYGGGKNSAVEKALGKGFEVKYTVSQDCTKCLGSEGNCSRHGVHFYQNLCHYCPDGSHALHCSKREIHWTMKLILGITAGVMGGFMICIIICSTKCMSSTKVKLWLTLKNDQVIESFLKHHGALAQKRYKFSEVKKMTNSFKVKLGEGGFGAVYKGQLLSGCPVAVKILNASKGNGEYFINEVASISRTSHVNIVTLLGFSSEGRKKALIYEFFPMVLLTKSIFQVNTTPHQLLCWDNFLQIAIGTARGLEYLHRGCNTRILHFDIKPHNILLDENFCPKISDFGLAKLCPMKESIISMSDARGTIEYVAPEVWNRNFGGISQKSDVYSFGMMLLEMVGVKKNINGEVSQISEYFPYWIYNRLEQGIDLTTDGVIATQ from the exons ATGTCCAGTGCGGAAACGAGAATGTTGAAAATATTTCCTTGGCTTGAGAATTGCGGGTGGCGTGTCCAAGTGTCGGTAGACGTTATTCCTTTTGAAAATGGTCGTCATTTTCTGAGGAAGCTTTCGGTCGCGGGTTTCTCGTCCACTATTTGGTTCTCAACAGAA GATCCACTTTTAGAGCAGTGCGAGCGACGTTTGCACGTGCCGACTGACGTTCCTGAAGTAGATTATGGTGGTGGTAAAAATTCTGCTGTCGAAAAAGCTCTTGGAAAAGGGTTTGAGGTCAAGTATACTGTTTCTCAAGATTGCACAAAATGCCTGGGAAGTGAAGGAAATTGCTCGAGACATGGTGTTCATTTTTACCAAAATTTATGCCATTATTGCCCTGATGGATCTCACGCCCTGCACTGTTCTAAAA GAGAAATTCATTGGACGATGAAACTCATTTTAG GTATTACAGCTGGAGTAATGGGAGGATTCATGATATGCATCATAATTTGCTCTACTAAATGTATGTCATCAACAAAAGTAAAACTATGGCTTACGTTAAAGAATGACCAAGTTATAGAATCATTCTTAAAACATCATGGAGCACTAGCACAGAAGAGATATAAATTTTCCGAAGTTAAGAAAATGACCAACTCCTTCAAAGTTAAACTGGGTGAAGGTGGCTTTGGTGCTGTATACAAAGGACAGCTACTAAGTGGCTGCCCTGTGGCTGTAAAGATATTGAATGCATCCAAAGGAAATGGCGAATACTTCATCAATGAGGTTGCTAGCATCAGTAGAACTTCTCATGTTAATATTGTCACACTTCTTGGATTCAGTTCGGAAGGACGCAAAAAAGCTCTCATTTATGAGTTTTTCCCCATGGTTCTCTTGACAA aaagtaTTTTCCAAGTCAATACCACTCCTCATCAACTG TTGTGTTGGGATAATTTCTTGCAAATTGCCATAGGTACAGCCCGAGGACTAGAGTACTTGCATAGGGGTTGCAACACTCGAATTTTACAT TTTGACATAAAGCCACATAACATTCTTTTGGATGAGAATTTTTGCCCCAAGATATCAGATTTCGGGCTTGCAAAGCTTTGCCCTATGAAAGAGAGCATTATTTCCATGTCAGATGCTAGAGGAACAATAGAGTATGTAGCTCCAGAAGTATGGAATAGGAATTTTGGCGGAATTTCGCAGAAATCTGATGTTTACAGCTTTGGAATGATGCTACTAGAAATGGTGGGAGTGAAGAAGAATATTAATGGAGAAGTCAGTCAGATAAGTGAGTACTTCCCATATTGGATATACAACAGGCTAGAGCAGGGCATAGATTTGACAACTGATGGGGTGATAGCCACACAATAA
- the LOC121175106 gene encoding heat shock cognate 70 kDa protein-like has translation MPPPQFTSHSHVPPQLYPQEWGNPNCPMPPMIPHSHVPPPLPMPPVIPCPAPRQQSPTPTPTLLPMAGKGDSLAIRIDSDTTCFLVSVWQHHRVEIITTDQRNRTTPSHVAFTERLIGDATKDQVTINPVNTIFDVDASIRSDMQLWPSKAIPGPPDKPTIVVNYKGKSSVLESLAGINLPRGQGICTKAPLDIRLWNHLLPTPELVLEFYGKIFSTDEAHVSQAINAAIEKLAGQGISTNPLTLLVKKSGVPDLYLVDLLGIT, from the coding sequence ATGCCTCCTCCTCAATTCACATCACACTCCCATGTTCCTCCTCAGCTTTATCCTCAGGAATGGGGCAACCCAAACTGCCCAATGCCGCCCATGATACCTCACTcccacgttcctcctccccttCCTATGCCTCCCGTGATTCCATGCCCCGCACCCAGGCAACAAAGCCCCACACCCACCCCGACTCTGCTTCCCATGGCTGGAAAAGGAGATAGTCTTGCTATCAGAATCGATTCTGACACCACCTGCTTCCTCGTCAGCGTGTGGCAGCACCATCGTGTCGAAATCATCACCACTGATCAGCGTAACAGAACCACACCGTCTCATGTTGCTTTCACCGAACGTTTGATTGGTGACGCCACCAAGGACCAGGTCACCATAAACCCCGTCAATACCATTTTCGATGTTGATGCCTCCATACGGAGTGATATGCAGTTATGGCCTTCTAAGGCTATCCCTGGCCCTCCTGACAAACCTACGATTGTGGTCAACTACAAAGGTAAATCCAgtgttcttgaatctttggcTGGTATTAATCTGCCACGTGGCCAAGGCATTTGCACTAAGGCACCCTTAGATATTAGGCTCTGGAATCACCTTCTTCCAACCCCAGAGCTTGTGTTGGAGTTCTATGGCAAGATTTTTTCAACAGATGAAGCACACGTTTCTCAGGCCATAAATGCTGCCATAGAAAAGCTTGCTGGCCAAGGGATTTCCACCAACCCTTTGACATTGTTGGTAAAGAAGAGTGGTGTTCCTGATCTTTATTTGGTGGATCTTCTCGGTATAACTTAG